The proteins below come from a single Alnus glutinosa chromosome 9, dhAlnGlut1.1, whole genome shotgun sequence genomic window:
- the LOC133876959 gene encoding uncharacterized protein LOC133876959 — protein sequence MVGGGDLNENGGKAVGNEINENEVGGMGNGNEGEAMGNGINENGGEAIENKIIKNEGEVVGNEINENEVGGMPNENGGKVVGDENEGDAMVGVDAGNENGGDEIGEWNYYVPSFGFLIHLYDFLERDNLPPWDEPRNDDDDDDDYYEPEIPLHYDNYNEYHEAMNALNVEYDEDVEDENDEDVMDEDEGGAGVEDIGGDENDVGGKEPGQTNQQEAPRTLPIEDQISVKRISNFDDDDE from the coding sequence ATGGTTGGAGGAGGTGACCTAAACGAAAATGGAGGGAAAGCTGTAGGAAACGAAATAAATGAGAATGAAGTTGGAGGTATGGGAAACGGAAATGAAGGAGAAGCTATGGGAAATGGAATAAACGAAAATGGAGGAGAAGctatagaaaacaaaataattaaaaatgaagggGAAGTGGTAGGAAacgaaataaatgaaaatgaagtAGGAGGTATGCCAAACGAAAATGGAGGAAAAGTTGTGGGAGACGAAAATGAAGGAGATGCTATGGTCGGAGTCGATGCCGGAAACGAAAATGGAGGAGATGAAATTGGCGAATGGAATTATTATGTGCCGAGTTTTGGGTTTTTAATTCACCTATATGACTTTCTTGAACGGGACAATCTGCCGCCTTGGGATGAGCCTcggaatgatgatgatgatgatgatgattattATGAACCAGAAATTCCTCTTCATTACGACAACTATAATGAATACCACGAGGCCATGAACGCATTGAACGTAGAATATGATGAAGACGTTGAGGATGAAAATGATGAAGACGTGATGGATGAAGATGAGGGTGGAGCCGGAGTTGAAGATATTGGCGGAGATGAAAATGATGTTGGAGGCAAAGAGCCTGGCCAAACCAATCAGCAAGAAGCTCCAAGGACTCTACCCATAGAAGATCAAATTTCAGTGAAAAGAATATCGAattttgatgatgatgatgagtaA
- the LOC133878374 gene encoding F-box/LRR-repeat protein At3g59190-like, which yields MEPKNQKYADDRFSNLPDEIVHHILFFLRRMKDLARLSVVSKRCKELCISNPNLFLSNMNDKSVGSHFNSFVDRFMALRCLYGVRTERFQLRWSFFDQDEGNRVETWLQHAVNLGGVAVIRLKFIHPHPAKRFALLLCVLRCNSLRFLEVDAGNAFLTLPSTLSTDPYFATKLQFLHLASIKIEKDCNFGELISSFKSLKVLMLNEIRRVKSMTITSSSIEILFIRSIGCLLCDIDIQQTDKLYNLQLIWFTRSSTSNSLKISAPNLQKFGWSGFVVDYYCMRDSPHLLHAVIGLHLPAQPRGNQASTKDTLVKLLHSLRKARHLKLLDCFAEALLKQGCLPFSFDNVEHLTVDRTSSGDQVLPLSSLLRGTPNLKLLNLHVHPSVINSTPSSSRDLPFKMEYWQSQNFMFTHQLKTVAVQLFDRENEIELIKYLLKNAEKLEEMVVLYTSQVSSHVISELRKYKKPSTKVFLRSKSYNKLGRVCAIRGRRLV from the exons ATGGAACCGAAGAACCAGAAATATGCTGATGATAGATTCAGCAACCTTCCAGACGAAATCGTTCATCacattctttttttccttaggAGGATGAAGGACCTTGCGAGACTAAGCGTCGTATCAAAAAGATGTAAAGAGTTGTGCATATCAAACCCAAATTTGTTTTTGAGTAACATGAACGACAAATCAGTTGGATCTCACTTCAACAGCTTTGTGGATAGATTCATGGCTCTCCGCTGCTTGTATGGGGTGAGGACGGAGCGATTTCAGCTCCGTTGGTCTTTCTTCGATCAAGACGAAGGAAACCGGGTGGAGACGTGGTTGCAGCATGCAGTAAACTTGGGTGGTGTTGCAGTAATTCGCCTCAAATTCATTCACCCCCACCCCGCAAAACGCTTCGCCTTGCTACTTTGTGTTTTGCGTTGTAATTCTCTAAGGTTCCTCGAGGTCGATGCCGGGAATGCCTTTCTCACATTACCCTCTACATTATCAACGGATCCTTATTTTGCTACAAAGCTCCAGTTCTTACACTTAGCCtccattaaaattgaaaaagactGCAATTTTGGAGAATTGATTTCATCTTTCAAGTCCCTCAAGGTATTGATGCTTAACGAAATACGCAGGGTAAAGAGCATGACTATCACCAGCTCGTCTATTGAAATTTTATTCATTAGAAGTATTGGTTGCCTCCTCTGCGATATTGACATTCAGCAGACAGACAAACTCTACAACCTTCAACTAATCTGGTTTACCAGATCTTCTACCAGTAATTCACTTAAAATCTCTGCTCCCAATCTCCAAAAATTTGGCTGGAGTGGATTTGTTGTCGATTACTACTGTATGAGGGATTCGCCACATCTGTTGCATGCCGTAATTGGTCTTCATCTACCTGCTCAACCGAGGGGGAATCAAGCTTCTACCAAGGATACCTTGGTTAAGCTTCTTCACAGCCTACGAAAGGCTAGACATCTAAAACTACTGGATTGTTTTGCTGAG GCTTTACTTAAGCAGGGTTGCTTGCCATTTTCATTTGATAATGTTGAGCATTTAACTGTGGATAGAACTTCAAGTGGTGACCAAGTCCTACCATTGTCCTCCCTTCTCAGAGGAACACCTAATCTAAAGCTTCTCAATCTACATGTTCATCCTAGT GTGATAAACTCAACACCATCGTCTTCGAGAGATCTTCCATTTAAGATGGAATATTGGCAATCTCAAAACTTCATGTTTACTCATCAACTGAAAACAGTAGCTGTGCAGCTTTTCGATAGAGAGAATGAAATAGAACTCATCAAATATTTGCTCAAGAACGCAGAAAAATTGGAAGAGATGGTCGTTTTGTATACATCTCAAGTGTCATCACATGTCATTTCTGAGTTAAGGAAGTACAAGAAGCCTTCAACAAAAGTGTTTCTACGTTCAAAATCATACAATAAATTGGGTCGTGTTTGTGCTATTCGTGGTAGAAGACTCGTGTAA
- the LOC133877899 gene encoding 26S proteasome regulatory subunit 6B homolog isoform X2 — protein MAASAMVMDPKPSLEPPPSFPCTRSDIHGGWTEQSADEDDLYSRLKSLQRQLEFIDIQEEYVKDELKNLKRELLRAQEEVKRIQSVPLVIGQFMEMVDQNNGIVGSTTGSNYYVRILSTINRELLKPSASVALHRHSNALVDVLPPEADSSISLLSQSEKPDVTYNGPRMVRDVFRLAKENAPAIIFIDEVDAIATARFDAQTGADREVQRILMELLNQMDGFDQTVNVKVIMATNRADTLDPALLRPGRLDRKIEFPLPDRRQKRLVFQVCTAKMNLGDEVDLEDYVSRPDKISAAEIAAICQEAGMHAVRKNRYVILPKDFEKGYRTNVKKPDTDFEFYK, from the exons ATGGCAGCCTCGGCTATGGTAATGGACCCAAAACCTTCGTTGGAACCACCGCCGTCGTTCCCCTGCACCAGATCAGATATCCACGGTGGCTGGACGGAGCAGAGCGCCGACGAGGACGACCTCTACAGCCGCCTGAAGTCGCTGCAGCGGCAGCTGGAGTTCATCGACATCCAGGAGGAGTACGTGAAGGATGAGCTGAAGAATCTGAAGCGCGAGCTCCTCCGTGCCCAGGAGGAGGTCAAGCGGATCCAGTCGGTGCCGCTCGTTATCGGCCAGTTCATGGAGATGGTCGACCAGAACAATGGAATCGTCGGCTCCACCACCGGCTCCAATTACTACGTGCGGATCCTCAGCACCATCAATCGGGAGCTTCTCAAGCCCTCCGCTTCGGTTGCTCTGCACCGCCACTCCAATGCCCTCGTCGATGTTTTGCCCCCCGAAGCCGACTCCAGCATCTCGCTGCTCAGCCAGTCTGAGAAGCCTGATGTCACTTATAAT GGCCCACGAATGGTACGTGATGTTTTTCGTCTTGCCAAAGAGAATGCCCCTGCAATTATCTTCATTGATGAGGTTGATGCCATTGCTACAGCTAGATTTGATGCTCAAACTGGTGCTGATAGAGAAGTTCAGCGGATTCTCATGGAACTCCTGAATcag ATGGATGGGTTTGATCAGACAGTGAACGTTAAGGTTATCATGGCAACTAATAGAGCAGATACTTTGGACCCTGCACTGCTACGTCCTGGAAGGCTTGACCGAAAAATTGAATTTCCCTTGCCTGATAGACGACAAAAGAGGCTTGTCTTTCAG GTTTGCACTGCTAAAATGAACCTCGGTGATGAAGTGGACCTGGAGGATTATGTTTCTCGTCCAGACAAAATTAGTGCTGCTGag ATTGCTGCTATTTGTCAAGAGGCAGGAATGCATGCAGTTCGCAAAAACAGATATGTGATACTGCCAAAGGACTTTGAGAAGGGTTACAGAACCAATGTGAAGAAGCCCGATACTGACTTTGAGTTTTACAAATGA
- the LOC133877899 gene encoding 26S proteasome regulatory subunit 6B homolog isoform X1: protein MAASAMVMDPKPSLEPPPSFPCTRSDIHGGWTEQSADEDDLYSRLKSLQRQLEFIDIQEEYVKDELKNLKRELLRAQEEVKRIQSVPLVIGQFMEMVDQNNGIVGSTTGSNYYVRILSTINRELLKPSASVALHRHSNALVDVLPPEADSSISLLSQSEKPDVTYNDIGGCDIQKQEIREAVELPLTHHELYKQIGIDPPRGVLLYGPPGTGKTMLAKAVANHTTAAFIRVVGSEFVQKYLGEGPRMVRDVFRLAKENAPAIIFIDEVDAIATARFDAQTGADREVQRILMELLNQMDGFDQTVNVKVIMATNRADTLDPALLRPGRLDRKIEFPLPDRRQKRLVFQVCTAKMNLGDEVDLEDYVSRPDKISAAEIAAICQEAGMHAVRKNRYVILPKDFEKGYRTNVKKPDTDFEFYK from the exons ATGGCAGCCTCGGCTATGGTAATGGACCCAAAACCTTCGTTGGAACCACCGCCGTCGTTCCCCTGCACCAGATCAGATATCCACGGTGGCTGGACGGAGCAGAGCGCCGACGAGGACGACCTCTACAGCCGCCTGAAGTCGCTGCAGCGGCAGCTGGAGTTCATCGACATCCAGGAGGAGTACGTGAAGGATGAGCTGAAGAATCTGAAGCGCGAGCTCCTCCGTGCCCAGGAGGAGGTCAAGCGGATCCAGTCGGTGCCGCTCGTTATCGGCCAGTTCATGGAGATGGTCGACCAGAACAATGGAATCGTCGGCTCCACCACCGGCTCCAATTACTACGTGCGGATCCTCAGCACCATCAATCGGGAGCTTCTCAAGCCCTCCGCTTCGGTTGCTCTGCACCGCCACTCCAATGCCCTCGTCGATGTTTTGCCCCCCGAAGCCGACTCCAGCATCTCGCTGCTCAGCCAGTCTGAGAAGCCTGATGTCACTTATAAT GATATTGGAGGATGCGATATTCAAAAGCAGGAAATTCGTGAGGCAGTGGAACTACCCCTGACTCACCATGAGCTATACAAACAAATTGGCATAGATCCTCCTCGTGGTGTTTTGCTTTACGGTCCCCCTGGAACTGGCAAAACTATGCTTGCCAAGGCTGTTGCTAATCATACAACCGCAGCCTTTATTAGAGTTGTTGGTTCTGAATTTGTTCAGAAGTATTTGGGTGAG GGCCCACGAATGGTACGTGATGTTTTTCGTCTTGCCAAAGAGAATGCCCCTGCAATTATCTTCATTGATGAGGTTGATGCCATTGCTACAGCTAGATTTGATGCTCAAACTGGTGCTGATAGAGAAGTTCAGCGGATTCTCATGGAACTCCTGAATcag ATGGATGGGTTTGATCAGACAGTGAACGTTAAGGTTATCATGGCAACTAATAGAGCAGATACTTTGGACCCTGCACTGCTACGTCCTGGAAGGCTTGACCGAAAAATTGAATTTCCCTTGCCTGATAGACGACAAAAGAGGCTTGTCTTTCAG GTTTGCACTGCTAAAATGAACCTCGGTGATGAAGTGGACCTGGAGGATTATGTTTCTCGTCCAGACAAAATTAGTGCTGCTGag ATTGCTGCTATTTGTCAAGAGGCAGGAATGCATGCAGTTCGCAAAAACAGATATGTGATACTGCCAAAGGACTTTGAGAAGGGTTACAGAACCAATGTGAAGAAGCCCGATACTGACTTTGAGTTTTACAAATGA